TTTGAAGGTACATGTTTTTCTATCACTTACataatttgtttttcaataattttttaatcgcaGATTTCTTATATTACTTTCTTATGAAATACTTTTCAACTGTATCATTGAgtgaatatatatattcttaaaatttcacGGATGAACAAAAttgagtaataaaaaatatatattcatgatCAGAATCTGTTTAAATGAATGACgataatgatactaatttttattgCCTTTAAACATAATCTAACAGTACGGCACATCCAAATATGCATTGaatgttgtttgaataattagaaACTATACTGAGATAAAAGTAcctattaaccagttagctgcgtttgatgagtatacacatcatcttaaaactcaaaatgatactaattcttttaaggataaattttttattttttgagataaatatgtaatttttttccgttttgctttaattttttgttacaaTGTACTGTAGGTGCATTTGTCTTGCGTTTAACAAGTGTacgcttcattgtttgattttattgtttgcACAAtgcgaaatttttcaaactaaatttcacagttaacggGATAAGGAGAGAATAATTGTTTAAGTTTTATCATAAAATGTTGAATCTTATAAATTGTAGGGTACCACCAAAATGGCTGTGAAGAGAGCAACTTCCGACCCCGGGCAAAGATTACACTTAACGTACCAAACATCCGTACAACCGACGACCAATCAAccgcaacagcaacaacagcagcaacagaaCAACCAGCCCCAAACCCAGCCAGCAGTCACTGATAGTTTCTCCATGACAGGTTACTCCGACGATGGCGGTTACTTCAGCCCTAGTCTTCAAGATGAAGTGTTCCAGCAGGTCACCGCGGTTCCAGATAGTGTCCTGCTTCATGCTACCCAATTGGATTCCCTTCAGGTACgcattaatttcttttacagtCGATTCCACCGCGAACGATTAATAAGAACATTAATTCTAAAATGTAACCTTTAGCATTCACACTACCATTACACGTTCAATTTATCGAAATAACGACATAATCGAaaggaaagtatatttttaaaccaatatattctaaaatgtcactatagaaatattttccatgaaaatacTTTTCATTGTATATACCTTCAATTCTATTTTCCAGTAAACAATAACTTTTAATTGTGTTCGATAATCAATAAagtctttaattaaattttcaacgcGATGTAAAGACCCATTGTTTCATGCACGATTTTaaactggaaatatttttatgacaaAGGATCAACAAATTTCCACTTTCAACTGGAAAATGCGACggaattactttattttctcgATTGTTacgtgaatataaaaataatagaacccgaaaggttaaaaatgaacaaacgaacagcgagaattcaattaaaaatcgtCGAGAATCACGCGGATAATAAATTTGTCGCGGAATCTCCGACATTCCGAGTGCCTCGTTCGTTTCGTGTCGCAATGTCCGCCCGTGCGAGTGCCTAATTTACAAGTTTATCCGACGCCACGGCGGGTGTGCACGGGGTGAAAAATGCGAAAAGGATAAAGAAACGAGCGACTCGGAAAGAAGGAGGGAAGGCATTTGCATTTCCAGCAGCCATTTTAAGACACTGTGTCCCGAGCTTCCTTTGACAGCCTAATTCCCGGCGTCTCATTATTCGTTCCGCGTCGAGCGTCGAGAATGCTTTAGTTTCAATTACGTTACGATTGGTCCGCACCCGACCTCCTCGACGCAGAATTTAATAAGACGAACTATCTAAGTAGCTGCCGCCGAATGCGCCAACAATGCTTGGCAATGCCACACTTTGTGTTATTCGAAAAGCACCGAATATACCCCGATACCAAGATGCATCTCGTGTTCCTCGACCGCCGAATCTCTCCTGCTCAAGTAGTCTCGTTAATGTCTGACCTACGGATACTACAGATTCCGCCCTAATGACTGCGTCCAGTGATGTGGCCTTCATTCCTCGAACTTTCTCAGGAAAATCCGACTCCGTTTACGGATTCAATTTTTTTCTGGTACCGTTCGATCCTGGGGGAATATAATGTCATGAAATTTAATGCTCGAGAGGTCGTAAGGGGAATTTTTATgcagataaaatattttgaaaaacaatcaaAAGGGAATCTGTTTATTGATCAGTATAGTTGAAATttaagataaaataattaaacaattaattctgTGACTTACATAACAATCTatgcataaaatatgaaaacttccaccattaatcaattttctattCGTATCTCCACGAGATTACCCATAAACCGTTTAAACCACCACAAACATTCCCATCATCTTAATTAAACAACACCATCCAATATAAAACACAATCATCCACCAGTAAACCAATCAAAACCTAAGCCACCTAACAAGACCCCAATGATTCAGTTTCAGACGGCAAGTCTGCTCCAAGAACAACCCACGGAGCAGCTGCAAGACATCACGCTAGAAGACCGCTACTCCTCGCAGCACACGGTCAACCCAGATCTGCAGGCCCTAGTGAACTCTCCATTGCCGGACTCACTAGCCGAGTTTAGCACGTACGGCGCCCAGTACACGGAAAGCCCGCACACCTTGCCGACACAGTCCCCGCTACCATCGCCGCTGACCAGACATGACAGTCCGAGTTTCACGTATCCGACGCCGCCGGCTAGCCAGGAAGGGCTTCTAACCGGAAGCCTGCCTCTGTTAAGCCCGCAAGAAGACCCGGAGAGTGTAAGACAGGTCTCGTCGCCTCTGTCTGCAGCGTTCTACACGTCAACAATGTCGTCCGCGGCGGCAGTGGAGGAGGCACTAAGCGAGGTGTTGCCGGGTGAATCGGATGCGGACGCAGATCTGTACGGGTCCGGTTCACCGAACCCTCACTCGCCACTGCCAAGCCCGTTGTCGGCGACACCGGCTCCGTCACCGTTGTCCTCCCTGCCGCCGTCCTCCGTCTCGTCCCCCGGACCGGTTTCCTTCACCGGAACTAGCTTCCCAGTGTCGCCCCATCACGCGCTACAAAGCCAGATGATGCCTAACTCGGAGGACCCGCTGCTCTCGTCCACCCCGAAGGATTTCACCACGGCTAGCCGCAGACGTTTCGAGTTCCAGTCGTACAAGTTCATCACCAGCCAGAACCTCGTCGACTTCGGCCTGGGGAACGGTAGCCTGGCTGGTATCGTCGTAGACAACAACGGCGAGTTCAAGCTAATTCAAACCGCTGGCCTGCAGAAGACGAACGTCTTGGTGCAGACTGGCTCCTTGAGTCCCGCGCTGGCATTCAAGAAAGAAGTGCGTCTGGCGACGCCTAAGGTGGAACCTGTCACCGTGAACATCGGCCTCAACGTGCAGACGAACCATCAATACAACGTTGGCCAATTTAATCAGCAGCAGGTTGTCAACCCTACGAAGTTTCTTATACAGACGAACGCAACGAAGAATAATAACATGAGACAAAAGACGCTCAGCGGAAACCTGCCGGTGCCCGTCGAACAAATCAAAGAGGAGCTACTGGACGATGATGTCTTTCTTAATCCGAGCAGCATACCGGCTGGCAGTCCAGTTAGACACTGTAGGAAGAGGCCACGTATAGAAGGTGGCCTGTACGCCAGCTCGTCTCATTCGTATCCATCGAGATTGAGGAAGGCTTGCGATAGACACTGGGACAGTAGCTACACTCCGCCGCCGATCTTGGATCCCTCTCGGCCTGGGCCTGGCTTGTACGCCCGGCTCCATCAGTTCGAGAGAGATTCCGATTTTAGTTCGGATGACTCTCAAGGAAACGATGGACCGCCGCCGAGGATCAACATTGGAACTAGGTATCAGGCTACGATACCGCCAGTCGGCAGCGATGGGGACAGAGGAAAAGGGGAACCCGAGGCTGATCACTTGCTGTGGGATCCTGGTATAAATAATGTGCTGACAGACAATGAACGTAAGTTTTTCTTTGGGAATGTTTCGACAGTAACTTTGTTCTATCTTTTGAACGAACGTTTCGAATTCATAAgcgatatatataaataaaagttatgtgcaagaattgttttaataaatactttttaatattttgttatacaatttctaagtaaatttttggtgataataaattcgattaatATCGAAGAAATTATGTGAATATCTATGTATACGGAgtacgttaaaataataaaattctatttttcagtCGAGATGTATTTGCAATTCGCGTGCTGCGCAGCGGTACCAGGTGGAGGAAGAAACAAAGAATACGCGCTTCATCTGCTGCATATGTGTAGAGGAAACATTCATGTAAGCGCCTTCACTTTTCACTACCTTTTTTGTTATATAATCTAGTAAACGGAAACAAGATGAAACAAATTCTAATTACAACTTAATCATATTTCCTAATCCGTTGTATATGTTCAACATCATGAATATATGTAACTAAaatcgaaaatggaaaatatcttATAATTCCAGGAAGCGATGCTGAAGCTGATGAGACCAACACCAACATTGCCAGCAGGTCATCCGCTTCTGAATTACGAGTGTCAGGAATCCGACCGATGGACATCGCAAGAGATGGACGCGTTCTATCAAGGCCTCCTGAAGTACAACAAAGACTTCTCCGCGATCTCGCGGGACGTCGGTGGCAAATCCGCGAAACAGTGCGTGCAATTCTATTATGTATGGAAGAGACTCTGCCCGGACGAATACAAAAGACTGCGTGTCCGTCATGGAAAACCAAAGATTAAGACAGAAAACAGAGATTGTAAGGATACGAGGGAACTTCGCGATGCCATAGCATCCGTGACTGAGATGGACTTCAGTGAAGACAAATCGATCCTCCATCGTACACTGGTGAGTATTTACTCCAGTAACGTTCTGAACGGATTTCTTATTTAGCACAGCATTAGCTTccattgtaaaattttataatctttcacttccgtgtattaaaattttagaatgtctaaaatttgtatagttttattaatactcGCCATAATATTCTACGtaatgaaacatacaaaacaatAGTTaccatatttacatttttatacttaatACTTTCGCTGTCACAACTGTCCCACGAGGCCCaagcttcgaaatgacttgaaaacgattataattcataagacaactgacgtagaatacaaattttcaatataataaataactagataatagtgtaacgtaagaattgtggtagcaaataattaataattggtcTTTTTTATCTtgtgatacgtaaaacgctgatatttgtcatggcagtcaacgtgtaaaatgaaatattgaaaagataatatgaaaatgatataaatcattgagtaattaaaaaattaaaaaatagtaagtgaaataatatttcacagaaTAAAAACACAATAGCACTTATCTTCTACTAATCATTCAGTTACTTAATTATAGGAATCTTGAATATTAAGTAAAaatctattttacttcaatgtttGCTTAAcctgtattattaaaataaaatttcaattttcctttaataaaactattttatcggtcattactgaaataatattctgaactaaatgaaattaaatttcattcacgtTGTGATCAGTTGCAGACCAATGAGAGAGAAAATTCAGCTACTCTAACCACCAGCGACGGAGAGCTGAGATTATTCGCGTACGACTGCCCTGATGTGAGTACCATTGTTTCCAATCCTCTTCGTATTCTATTCTAAACAAGCTTTACATATACAGTGAATCGAATTAATCGAAACTATAACGATACAGCGTTCTTACTACTGAACGGCAAATTAACATTCGTTAGTTGCTTAACGTAACTTAATGTCATCGCTTCCAAATTAGAAATACATCGATATAACATTTCAGTACTATCCGAACGAAAGCATAGACCGGCTAAGTGTTACCTTTCTAGATAATTGCCAAGACTACTCAATTACTTGCCTGTCCTTTCTGGCGAACATATATTTACTACTAATTGATGAACACTGAGTACGAAACCTCTGGCAAAATTATTCATGTAATAAGaattactgtattattatcCTAATTTGGAACTGTTTGAAATCAAACGTAGAAGAAATTGGATTCGCACTCGGTGTACACTATAGCTCATAAGTCTGGGATTATATGTTTTGATTTAAAACTTTTGTGTCGAACAAATTTTTCAGtgttactattaaaattatttattgataattaaatttatctctcgttaataatataaaattactggAGCATtatgtttaagaaaatatttcaataagttCACACTATACAAATTACAACTAATGTACAACGATGAAGTTGTAATGctcttttttagaaatttttttaagaaatattagcaTCTGCTAAAACTCTTTTctctataatttaatataattctttttgtGTTTAAATATGCTATGGAAAGTGAGAAAAGTAcaataaagtaatgaaaaatttaaaggCCGAGAAGATGTTAATGTCAACTCGATAATCAACTGTTTTAAACCATACTTTCAAGGGTATAAAAGAAGTGTGCCCTCTCATAAATTCTACTTTCAACAACAACTATGAAAAGCAAACTTCTCAAGTCGATACTTAAAGAACTTAAAGAACCAAGACTATTTAGTCCCCTTTCATagcagaattataaagtaaaaacgACGAGGTAGAAAGAAAGGTAAAAAGAGAGCAAAAAATCAGTATCCAAGAAAAATAGGACACTAACGAAACCGCATGACGAGCGATACCGAGTGCAATCGTGGCAGGCAATTAAATCGGAATTACCGAAACAGAAATTGAATTCTAATGAACGAAATGATCCCAGGCTCGCGGGCAATTTATCGTGCGTCCATCCGCGCACGGCCACCACTATACATGCGTACATACGTGTAAACGTTTAAGTGTCGCATGGTGATTTGTTGTTAACCTGTCGTTTCTTCACGCTTTTCTATTTCATGATGGACCGAGCGTGTTGTGCGTTGTGCGTTGTGCGTGACCACTGGTGTTTACTTATCTTGTCGTCTCGTTGTTGTTTGTTTGTGTTGTTTATGTTTGCTTTGTGTTTCTTTGTGTTGTCAGAGCTTTAGCGGAAGTGTAACAGTAACGATGGCCGGGAGCACCCAAACCGCCCAAACCGGCAATACCGGCCACGCCACAGTCAACACCAACTCACAAACTCACACTAGTTCTGAGCAACAACTACCCGTGCCCACCCCACTTCACTACCCCTGCAAGATTTGCGGGAAGTAAGTCTCCAATCTCTAATCTAAATTATCCATTCGATTGAAACGATGGTCGGGTCGAACTGACAAACGCGTGCCCGCTCCCGAAACAGCGGCACCAGCGGCAAGTATCGGCATAGTCACGATAgattacatacatatacataccaCCTCAGCTtctagagagaaagagagcctTCCTGTACTACACATTCTTGGGCCACGTAGAGCACCAATGATGCAGAGTCGAACTTGATTTCTATATTCTCgttgttaataaatatcaagTTATGTTAAACACTGAGCATCATTAGTTTCGTTTGCTGGTTGAGCTTCGAA
Above is a genomic segment from Nomia melanderi isolate GNS246 chromosome 8, iyNomMela1, whole genome shotgun sequence containing:
- the LOC116426634 gene encoding uncharacterized protein LOC116426634 isoform X8; protein product: MCGKAFKRQDHLNGHMLTHRNKKPYECKAEGCGKSYCDARSLRRHTENHHAGSKVIESVSPSSPTTGPHTPNTPGSNPSTPSTPGATSTSNGHGHPALKQLLATEPTQAQQQKSATSPGASNDGLTKQQLELIQQIMQQTQQQQQQQQQQTTAQQQQQQQQRTTTSATVTAQIQKPQKPSVKPTISSSSVSSNSGSSNATNNARSSPKPKVWSHVQQQQQQAQQQAQQQQQQQPQQQHQQQHPQANSPGSGNVGKSSPSPGNSASPGTVTVTNKTQTEPKPVECNLCHRKFKNIPALNGHMRLHGGYFKKDAENKKSEKKEVVGPPLQTASVSVRALIEEKIIQKRTTAADTSTNQQPRTTTTVFTTQADNASQVAGKTSFAVPAPPPLASAEKVRRLSDGEHFRQPNVTVGGHATVQKQLQEAQTQAQAQALADMILKGTTKMAVKRATSDPGQRLHLTYQTSVQPTTNQPQQQQQQQQNNQPQTQPAVTDSFSMTGYSDDGGYFSPSLQDEVFQQVTAVPDSVLLHATQLDSLQFQTASLLQEQPTEQLQDITLEDRYSSQHTVNPDLQALVNSPLPDSLAEFSTYGAQYTESPHTLPTQSPLPSPLTRHDSPSFTYPTPPASQEGLLTGSLPLLSPQEDPESVRQVSSPLSAAFYTSTMSSAAAVEEALSEVLPGESDADADLYGSGSPNPHSPLPSPLSATPAPSPLSSLPPSSVSSPGPVSFTGTSFPVSPHHALQSQMMPNSEDPLLSSTPKDFTTASRRRFEFQSYKFITSQNLVDFGLGNGSLAGIVVDNNGEFKLIQTAGLQKTNVLVQTGSLSPALAFKKEVRLATPKVEPVTVNIGLNVQTNHQYNVGQFNQQQVVNPTKFLIQTNATKNNNMRQKTLSGNLPVPVEQIKEELLDDDVFLNPSSIPAGSPVRHCRKRPRIEGGLYASSSHSYPSRLRKACDRHWDSSYTPPPILDPSRPGPGLYARLHQFERDSDFSSDDSQGNDGPPPRINIGTRYQATIPPVGSDGDRGKGEPEADHLLWDPGINNVLTDNELEMYLQFACCAAVPGGGRNKEYALHLLHMCRGNIHEAMLKLMRPTPTLPAGHPLLNYECQESDRWTSQEMDAFYQGLLKYNKDFSAISRDVGGKSAKQCVQFYYVWKRLCPDEYKRLRVRHGKPKIKTENRDCKDTRELRDAIASVTEMDFSEDKSILHRTLLQTNERENSATLTTSDGELRLFAYDCPDSFSGSVTVTMAGSTQTAQTGNTGHATVNTNSQTHTSSEQQLPVPTPLHYPCKICGKVFNKVKSRSAHMKSHRPVPSPDSTGQESKRPVQQQQQQQHHQHHHQHQQQQHQQTRSQQQSQQQTSQQRQQQQLQLQQPSQQQQPSSVSPQTPDFSNQQPLSASNGDTGAQSTAHLWHNPTRLRPP
- the LOC116426634 gene encoding uncharacterized protein LOC116426634 isoform X6, which produces MTESDNGLVNTDPGQISSMTAINSGPVGEVGGVRLPLQSLHGYGSVFMYSASTSPGGGGGQGGGGGGEVTLRLREPEDIPEEVLARLEDTATLSISLQGDAVLRLGAAGTGNGNLELFDSESGPDLTLSPQTFTSTAEAFINDNSDSLGVPGDNDTGSSEESRPGGGDPGKLGVKKPRPKASSPNRQGPQQCQVCGKVFNNASALTKHKLTHSDERKYVCTMCGKAFKRQDHLNGHMLTHRNKKPYECKAEGCGKSYCDARSLRRHTENHHAGSKVIESVSPSSPTTGPHTPNTPGSNPSTPSTPGATSTSNGHGHPALKQLLATEPTQAQQQKSATSPGASNDGLTKQQLELIQQIMQQTQQQQQQQQQQTTAQQQQQQQQRTTTSATVTAQIQKPQKPSVKPTISSSSVSSNSGSSNATNNARSSPKPKVWSHVQQQQQQAQQQAQQQQQQQPQQQHQQQHPQANSPGSGNVGKSSPSPGNSASPGTVTVTNKTQTEPKPVECNLCHRKFKNIPALNGHMRLHGGYFKKDAENKKSEKKEVVGPPLQTASVSVRALIEEKIIQKRTTAADTSTNQQPRTTTTVFTTQADNASQVAGKTSFAVPAPPPLASAEKVRRLSDGEHFRQPNVTVGGHATVQKQLQEAQTQAQAQALADMILKGTTKMAVKRATSDPGQRLHLTYQTSVQPTTNQPQQQQQQQQNNQPQTQPAVTDSFSMTGYSDDGGYFSPSLQDEVFQQVTAVPDSVLLHATQLDSLQFQTASLLQEQPTEQLQDITLEDRYSSQHTVNPDLQALVNSPLPDSLAEFSTYGAQYTESPHTLPTQSPLPSPLTRHDSPSFTYPTPPASQEGLLTGSLPLLSPQEDPESVRQVSSPLSAAFYTSTMSSAAAVEEALSEVLPGESDADADLYGSGSPNPHSPLPSPLSATPAPSPLSSLPPSSVSSPGPVSFTGTSFPVSPHHALQSQMMPNSEDPLLSSTPKDFTTASRRRFEFQSYKFITSQNLVDFGLGNGSLAGIVVDNNGEFKLIQTAGLQKTNVLVQTGSLSPALAFKKEVRLATPKVEPVTVNIGLNVQTNHQYNVGQFNQQQVVNPTKFLIQTNATKNNNMRQKTLSGNLPVPVEQIKEELLDDDVFLNPSSIPAGSPVRHCRKRPRIEGGLYASSSHSYPSRLRKACDRHWDSSYTPPPILDPSRPGPGLYARLHQFERDSDFSSDDSQGNDGPPPRINIGTRYQATIPPVGSDGDRGKGEPEADHLLWDPGINNVLTDNELEMYLQFACCAAVPGGGRNKEYALHLLHMCRGNIHEAMLKLMRPTPTLPAGHPLLNYECQESDRWTSQEMDAFYQGLLKYNKDFSAISRDVGGKSAKQCVQFYYVWKRLCPDEYKRLRVRHGKPKIKTENRDCKDTRELRDAIASVTEMDFSEDKSILHRTLLQTNERENSATLTTSDGELRLFAYDCPDSFQQSEKQKRTHEISQASAIARFNGSGI
- the LOC116426634 gene encoding uncharacterized protein LOC116426634 isoform X3, with amino-acid sequence MTESDNGLVNTDPGQISSMTAINSGPVGEVGGVRLPLQSLHGYGSVFMYSASTSPGGGGGQGGGGGGEVTLRLREPEDIPEEVLARLEDTATLSISLQGDAVLRLGAAGTGNGNLELFDSESGPDLTLSPQTFTSTAEAFINDNSDSLGVPGDNDTGSSEESRPGGGDPGKLGVKKPRPKASSPNRQGPQQCQVCGKVFNNASALTKHKLTHSDERKYVCTMCGKAFKRQDHLNGHMLTHRNKKPYECKAEGCGKSYCDARSLRRHTENHHAGSKVIESVSPSSPTTGPHTPNTPGSNPSTPSTPGATSTSNGHGHPALKQLLATEPTQAQQQKSATSPGASNDGLTKQQLELIQQIMQQTQQQQQQQQQQTTAQQQQQQQQRTTTSATVTAQIQKPQKPSVKPTISSSSVSSNSGSSNATNNARSSPKPKVWSHVQQQQQQAQQQAQQQQQQQPQQQHQQQHPQANSPGSGNVGKSSPSPGNSASPGTVTVTNKTQTEPKPVECNLCHRKFKNIPALNGHMRLHGGYFKKDAENKKSEKKEVVGPPLQTASVSVRALIEEKIIQKRTTAADTSTNQQPRTTTTVFTTQADNASQVAGKTSFAVPAPPPLASAEKVRRLSDGEHFRQPNVTVGGHATVQKQLQEAQTQAQAQALADMILKGTTKMAVKRATSDPGQRLHLTYQTSVQPTTNQPQQQQQQQQNNQPQTQPAVTDSFSMTGYSDDGGYFSPSLQDEVFQQVTAVPDSVLLHATQLDSLQFQTASLLQEQPTEQLQDITLEDRYSSQHTVNPDLQALVNSPLPDSLAEFSTYGAQYTESPHTLPTQSPLPSPLTRHDSPSFTYPTPPASQEGLLTGSLPLLSPQEDPESVRQVSSPLSAAFYTSTMSSAAAVEEALSEVLPGESDADADLYGSGSPNPHSPLPSPLSATPAPSPLSSLPPSSVSSPGPVSFTGTSFPVSPHHALQSQMMPNSEDPLLSSTPKDFTTASRRRFEFQSYKFITSQNLVDFGLGNGSLAGIVVDNNGEFKLIQTAGLQKTNVLVQTGSLSPALAFKKEVRLATPKVEPVTVNIGLNVQTNHQYNVGQFNQQQVVNPTKFLIQTNATKNNNMRQKTLSGNLPVPVEQIKEELLDDDVFLNPSSIPAGSPVRHCRKRPRIEGGLYASSSHSYPSRLRKACDRHWDSSYTPPPILDPSRPGPGLYARLHQFERDSDFSSDDSQGNDGPPPRINIGTRYQATIPPVGSDGDRGKGEPEADHLLWDPGINNVLTDNELEMYLQFACCAAVPGGGRNKEYALHLLHMCRGNIHEAMLKLMRPTPTLPAGHPLLNYECQESDRWTSQEMDAFYQGLLKYNKDFSAISRDVGGKSAKQCVQFYYVWKRLCPDEYKRLRVRHGKPKIKTENRDCKDTRELRDAIASVTEMDFSEDKSILHRTLTNERENSATLTTSDGELRLFAYDCPDSFSGSVTVTMAGSTQTAQTGNTGHATVNTNSQTHTSSEQQLPVPTPLHYPCKICGKVFNKVKSRSAHMKSHRPVPSPDSTGQESKRPVQQQQQQQHHQHHHQHQQQQHQQTRSQQQSQQQTSQQRQQQQLQLQQPSQQQQPSSVSPQTPDFSNQQPLSASNGDTGAQSTAHLWHNPTRLRPP
- the LOC116426634 gene encoding uncharacterized protein LOC116426634 isoform X2, encoding MTESDNGLVNTDPGQISSMTAINSGPVGEVGGVRLPLQSLHGYGSVFMYSASTSPGGGGGQGGGGGGEVTLRLREPEDIPEEVLARLEDTATLSISLQGDAVLRLGAAGTGNGNLELFDSESGPDLTLSPQTFTSTAEAFINDNSDSLGVPGDNDTGSSEESRPGGGDPGKLGVKKPRPKASSPNRQGPQQCQVCGKVFNNASALTKHKLTHSDERKYVCTMCGKAFKRQDHLNGHMLTHRNKKPYECKAEGCGKSYCDARSLRRHTENHHAGSKVIESVSPSSPTTGPHTPNTPGSNPSTPSTPGATSTSNGHGHPALKQLLATEPTQAQQQKSATSPGASNDGLTKQQLELIQQIMQQTQQQQQQQQQQTTAQQQQQQQQRTTTSATVTAQIQKPQKPSVKPTISSSSVSSNSGSSNATNNARSSPKPKVWSHVQQQQQQAQQQAQQQQQQQPQQQHQQQHPQANSPGSGNVGKSSPSPGNSASPGTVTVTNKTQTEPKPVECNLCHRKFKNIPALNGHMRLHGGYFKKDAENKKSEKKEVVGPPLQTASVSVRALIEEKIIQKRTTADTSTNQQPRTTTTVFTTQADNASQVAGKTSFAVPAPPPLASAEKVRRLSDGEHFRQPNVTVGGHATVQKQLQEAQTQAQAQALADMILKGTTKMAVKRATSDPGQRLHLTYQTSVQPTTNQPQQQQQQQQNNQPQTQPAVTDSFSMTGYSDDGGYFSPSLQDEVFQQVTAVPDSVLLHATQLDSLQFQTASLLQEQPTEQLQDITLEDRYSSQHTVNPDLQALVNSPLPDSLAEFSTYGAQYTESPHTLPTQSPLPSPLTRHDSPSFTYPTPPASQEGLLTGSLPLLSPQEDPESVRQVSSPLSAAFYTSTMSSAAAVEEALSEVLPGESDADADLYGSGSPNPHSPLPSPLSATPAPSPLSSLPPSSVSSPGPVSFTGTSFPVSPHHALQSQMMPNSEDPLLSSTPKDFTTASRRRFEFQSYKFITSQNLVDFGLGNGSLAGIVVDNNGEFKLIQTAGLQKTNVLVQTGSLSPALAFKKEVRLATPKVEPVTVNIGLNVQTNHQYNVGQFNQQQVVNPTKFLIQTNATKNNNMRQKTLSGNLPVPVEQIKEELLDDDVFLNPSSIPAGSPVRHCRKRPRIEGGLYASSSHSYPSRLRKACDRHWDSSYTPPPILDPSRPGPGLYARLHQFERDSDFSSDDSQGNDGPPPRINIGTRYQATIPPVGSDGDRGKGEPEADHLLWDPGINNVLTDNELEMYLQFACCAAVPGGGRNKEYALHLLHMCRGNIHEAMLKLMRPTPTLPAGHPLLNYECQESDRWTSQEMDAFYQGLLKYNKDFSAISRDVGGKSAKQCVQFYYVWKRLCPDEYKRLRVRHGKPKIKTENRDCKDTRELRDAIASVTEMDFSEDKSILHRTLLQTNERENSATLTTSDGELRLFAYDCPDSFSGSVTVTMAGSTQTAQTGNTGHATVNTNSQTHTSSEQQLPVPTPLHYPCKICGKVFNKVKSRSAHMKSHRPVPSPDSTGQESKRPVQQQQQQQHHQHHHQHQQQQHQQTRSQQQSQQQTSQQRQQQQLQLQQPSQQQQPSSVSPQTPDFSNQQPLSASNGDTGAQSTAHLWHNPTRLRPP